Proteins encoded by one window of Mercenaria mercenaria strain notata chromosome 4, MADL_Memer_1, whole genome shotgun sequence:
- the LOC123551297 gene encoding uncharacterized protein LOC123551297: MAVPGKKIPKTFSSSSTMGSDEDLKVYCQPCDRDGPQLPAHGYCVDCREHLCETCFVVHKRHTLSRHHTLLDKNSMPQSISSVSVHPTQPDNFTKSCPKHTKEIIKFYCQNHKALLCSVCVTLEHTGTSCKVNYIPDISGQVINSKEHQDILKAMDNVTEQCRKKSEDVKKITAKSNSSLADVLADIKKFRTEINQRLDELERQAEDAAKTIQKENNKNLKTVQTACDDVTKSLKTTSDSIKHLNTSKQADKLFMELKLAEQMIKDYEKRVHDLEAYDVKEYNFKENKAISTLLEKESSLGTLAEKSLKQPSPPPHVDIKSRQTSHQGKICVKTSKDKNICWIKGMILLTPDLLIITDCGNKAVKMVDTSSQSVTYQLQLDTGPCDVTSVTSTKLAVTLPVNHNIQFISVSSNKLKKKQTLKVDGYCFGISYCQGKLVVSFRYSGKLQILDTNGTILTTVKGENIFSRPEYVTTNTNSIYVSDRELATTTKLNWQGEVIGSYGGMTEPKGITLSDDGSVFVCDYSRKVIEEIAGDFSTGKVVLKDLNDPNAACLCADTCKLYFSCFTGQDKHDNFLQVFKLS, from the coding sequence ATGGCTGTACCAGGGAAAAAGATACCCAaaacattttcatcatcatcaactATGGGGTCTGATGAAGACCTTAAAGTTTATTGCCAGCCATGCGACCGTGATGGTCCTCAACTCCCTGCCCATGGCTATTGTGTTGACTGCAGGGAGCATCTGTGTGAGACCTGCTTTGTAGTTCACAAGAGACATACCCTTTCAAGGCATCATACACTTCTAGATAAAAACAGCATGCCACAAAGCATTTCTTCAGTCTCTGTTCATCCAACACAGCCTGACAACTTTACCAAATCCTGCCCTAAACATACAAAAGAAATCATCAAGTTCTACTGTCAGAACCACAAAGCACTACTATGCAGTGTATGTGTTACACTTGAACACACAGGTACATCTTGCAAAGTTAACTACATCCCCGATATTTCTGGCCAAGTCATAAACAGCAAAGAACATCAAGATATCTTGAAAGCAATGGATAACGTTACTGAGCAATGTCGCAAGAAATCAGAAGATGTGAAGAAAATTACTGCAAAGTCCAACAGTTCTTTGGCAGATGTATTGGCCGATATAAAGAAGTTTCGGACAGAAATAAACCAAAGACTAGATGAACTAGAAAGACAAGCAGAAGATGCAGCAAAGACAAtccaaaaagaaaataacaagaaCTTGAAGACAGTACAAACAGCTTGCGATGATGTAACAAAATCACTGAAGACAACATCTGACTCCATTAAACATCTCAACACATCCAAACAAGCAGACAAACTTTTCATGGAGCTAAAATTAGCTGAGCAAATGATCAAAGATTATGAGAAACGTGTCCACGACCTAGAAGCATATGATGTCAAGGAGTacaactttaaagaaaataaagcaaTATCAACCCTACTTGAAAAGGAGAGTTCACTAGGTACATTAGCAGAGAAATCATTAAAACAACCGAGTCCTCCTCCACATGTTGATATAAAATCCAGACAAACTTCACATCAGGGTAAAATCTGTGTCAAAACATCAAAAGATAAAAACATATGCTGGATAAAAGGTATGATTCTGCTTACTCCTGATCTACTTATCATCACTGACTGTGGTAACAAGGCTGTAAAAATGGTGGATACCAGCAGTCAATCTGTTACTTATCAATTACAACTAGATACTGGGCCATGTGATGTCACCTCAGTTACCAGTACAAAGCTTGCTGTCACACTTCCTGTCAATCACAATATTCAGTTTATATCAGTCTCCTCAAACAAACTCAAGAAGAAACAAACTCTGAAGGTTGATGGATATTGTTTTGGTATAAGTTACTGTCAGGGGAAACTTGTTGTGTCATTTCGGTATTCTGGAAAACTCCAAATTCTTGATACCAATGGTACTATACTGACAACAGTAAAGGGAGAAAATATTTTCAGCAGGCCAGAATATGTTACCACTAACACTAATTCTATCTATGTATCTGACAGGGAActggcaacaacaacaaaattaaactGGCAGGGTGAGGTGATTGGTAGTTATGGTGGTATGACTGAGCCTAAAGGTATAACACTGTCAGATGATGGTTCTGTTTTTGTGTGTGACTACAGCAGAAAAGTTATAGAAGAGATAGCAGGTGACTTTTCTACAGGAAAGGTTGTGTTGAAGGACCTCAATGATCCCAATGCTGCCTGTTTGTGTGCTGACACATGTAAACTATACTTCAGCTGTTTTACTGGACAAGACAAACATGACAACTTTCTTCAAGTCTTCAAGCTCTCATAA